A single Pedobacter sp. PACM 27299 DNA region contains:
- a CDS encoding anthranilate synthase component I family protein, with translation MKNYIINTTYKKRLADTTTPVSIYLRLRDVYPNTILLESSDYHSRENSVSYVCAQPVAGIVLKNGILSTYFPDGKKVEKENFVLTEEIDAFKQQFEPGVVNDTRYISNGLFGYFTWNAIQHFEDISFQATSPEGEDIPMMQYHIYRYIIAIDHFKNEVTLFKNTFNGDEDDDLAKMEYLVQNKNFPEYSFKTTGEEHSNLTDQGFMDIVDKMKKHILRGDVFQIVPSRAFKQGFLGDEFNVYRCLRSINPSPYLFYFDYGSFKLFGSSPEAQITIKNNVANIFPIAGTFKRTGNDEEDAELARKLEQDPKESAEHVMLVDLARNDLSRHCSGVAVKSFKEVQYYSHLIHLVSKVSGNLQKDVSAFKVVADTYPAGTLSGAPKYRAMQLIDEYEGLGRNFYAGAIGYMGFNDTFNHAIMIRTFMSKNNELHYRAGAGIVADSIPENEMQEVNNKIAALRRAVEMATGI, from the coding sequence ATGAAGAATTATATCATTAACACCACCTACAAGAAGCGTCTTGCGGATACCACTACTCCGGTAAGTATTTACCTGAGGTTGAGGGATGTATATCCGAACACCATTTTATTGGAAAGTTCCGATTACCACAGCCGCGAGAACTCGGTGAGTTACGTGTGTGCCCAGCCAGTGGCCGGGATCGTATTGAAGAATGGCATCTTATCTACTTATTTCCCCGATGGAAAGAAAGTGGAAAAAGAGAACTTTGTGCTCACGGAAGAAATTGACGCTTTTAAGCAGCAGTTTGAGCCTGGCGTAGTCAATGATACGCGCTATATCTCTAACGGTTTATTTGGTTATTTCACCTGGAATGCCATTCAGCATTTTGAAGACATTTCTTTCCAGGCTACTTCTCCTGAAGGAGAGGACATCCCGATGATGCAATACCATATTTACCGGTACATCATTGCCATAGACCACTTTAAGAATGAAGTGACCTTGTTCAAAAATACTTTTAACGGGGATGAAGATGATGATCTGGCGAAAATGGAATACCTGGTGCAGAATAAAAACTTCCCGGAATACAGTTTCAAAACTACTGGAGAGGAGCATTCTAACTTAACCGACCAGGGTTTTATGGACATCGTTGACAAAATGAAAAAGCACATTTTACGAGGTGACGTTTTTCAAATTGTTCCATCAAGAGCGTTTAAGCAAGGATTTTTAGGTGATGAGTTTAATGTATACCGTTGCTTGCGCTCCATCAATCCTTCTCCATATCTTTTCTATTTCGACTACGGAAGTTTCAAACTATTTGGTTCTTCTCCGGAAGCACAAATTACCATTAAAAACAATGTAGCGAATATTTTCCCGATTGCAGGTACCTTTAAACGTACTGGAAATGACGAGGAAGACGCAGAATTAGCTAGAAAACTGGAGCAGGATCCTAAGGAAAGCGCAGAGCATGTAATGCTGGTCGATCTGGCAAGAAATGACTTGAGCAGACATTGCAGCGGTGTAGCCGTGAAATCGTTTAAAGAAGTACAATATTATTCTCATTTGATACACCTGGTTTCTAAAGTTAGCGGGAACCTTCAAAAAGATGTTTCCGCTTTCAAAGTGGTGGCGGATACTTATCCTGCAGGAACATTGAGCGGTGCACCAAAATATCGTGCTATGCAGCTGATTGATGAGTACGAAGGCTTAGGACGTAATTTTTATGCAGGTGCCATCGGATATATGGGCTTTAATGACACTTTTAACCATGCCATTATGATCCGTACTTTTATGAGTAAAAACAATGAATTGCACTATAGGGCAGGAGCGGGTATTGTGGCCGATTCTATCCCTGAAAATGAAATGCAGGAAGTAAATAACAAAATTGCAGCCCTTCGCAGAGCTGTAGAAATGGCCACAGGTATTTAA
- a CDS encoding amidohydrolase family protein, translating into MNKYILTVFLTAAATVAGFAQANISPAPAQSKLTYVLGAKLHLGNGSVIENGYLIFDKGKITGIGDATVVRLDMSKGNLIQANGKHVYPGFIAPLTNLGLTEFESVKATLDFAEIGNINPHIRSIIAYNTDSKVPATLRSNGILMAQVTPQGGMVSGSSSVVQLDAWNWEDAAIKKDDAMHITWPIVPKGRGGFGFGFRGPVLTPEVLKERAQNSINELDQLFAEAKAYAEGPKPAVSNARLAAMRNLFNGTQRLFINVDGEKDIIAAINFAKKYKLTPIIVGGDEAYLITDFLKQNNVAVVVKQPHALPNSVDDDVNMPYKNAAVLANAGVNVVVSIDGYWQQRNLPFMAGTVAAWGLDPEKALQTITLNTAKVLGIDKTTGSLEMGKDATFFISSGDALDMKSNHVEQAFIQGRDINLDNLHKQLDKKFSEKYQLKP; encoded by the coding sequence ATGAATAAATATATTTTAACCGTATTCCTTACCGCAGCAGCAACGGTTGCAGGCTTCGCACAGGCGAATATCTCTCCGGCTCCTGCACAAAGCAAGCTTACTTATGTGCTGGGTGCCAAATTACATCTGGGCAATGGCAGCGTCATTGAAAATGGCTACCTGATTTTTGATAAAGGGAAAATCACGGGTATTGGAGATGCAACCGTGGTCCGTTTAGACATGAGCAAAGGAAACCTGATTCAGGCAAATGGCAAACATGTATATCCTGGATTTATTGCACCCCTAACCAACCTGGGCCTGACAGAATTTGAATCGGTAAAAGCCACGCTTGACTTTGCTGAAATCGGCAATATCAATCCACATATCCGCTCTATTATTGCTTATAACACGGATTCTAAAGTTCCGGCAACATTAAGAAGCAATGGCATCTTAATGGCACAGGTTACGCCACAGGGTGGAATGGTTTCGGGAAGCTCATCTGTGGTACAGCTGGATGCCTGGAACTGGGAAGATGCAGCGATTAAGAAAGACGATGCCATGCACATCACCTGGCCAATCGTTCCTAAAGGCCGAGGAGGCTTTGGTTTTGGCTTCCGCGGTCCTGTCCTAACACCAGAAGTCCTAAAAGAAAGGGCACAAAATTCGATCAATGAGCTGGATCAACTTTTTGCAGAAGCTAAAGCTTATGCAGAAGGACCTAAACCTGCAGTCAGCAATGCACGTTTGGCAGCGATGAGGAACCTTTTTAATGGAACACAGCGCTTATTTATCAATGTAGATGGTGAGAAAGACATCATTGCAGCAATAAATTTTGCAAAGAAATATAAGCTAACACCCATCATTGTTGGTGGCGATGAAGCTTATCTGATCACAGATTTCTTAAAGCAGAATAACGTAGCGGTAGTCGTGAAACAACCACACGCATTACCGAATTCTGTAGATGACGATGTGAACATGCCTTATAAGAATGCGGCAGTACTGGCCAATGCAGGTGTAAATGTGGTAGTGAGTATTGATGGTTACTGGCAACAGCGCAACCTTCCTTTTATGGCAGGAACCGTTGCTGCATGGGGACTAGATCCGGAAAAGGCATTACAAACCATCACTTTGAATACTGCAAAGGTATTGGGTATCGATAAAACTACCGGAAGTTTAGAAATGGGTAAGGATGCGACCTTCTTTATCTCCTCTGGAGATGCCTTGGATATGAAAAGTAATCATGTAGAACAGGCGTTTATTCAGGGAAGAGACATCAACCTGGACAATCTTCATAAACAACTGGATAAAAAATTCAGTGAAAAGTATCAATTGAAACCATAA
- a CDS encoding Tex family protein, translated as MSHHSKIIATELGVAEKQVVATIELLDAGATVPFISRYRKEVTGSLDEVQVAAVRDRFQQLRELDKRREAILKALTALDKLSPELERQINEASDITTIEDIYLPYKPKRKTRASEARKKGLEPLALTLLEQGKGDPDSEAQAFLNEELGVNSTEEALAGARDIIAEIVNEHVELRTSMRQYFQQKSSFKSSVMKGKEEEGIKYKDYFDWEEPLKAAPSHRVLAMRRGENEAILKLETMPEEEGAISIIEGQFIKGNSAATKQVKMAIQDSYKRLLGPAMETEIRSFSKEKADAEAIRVFAENARQLLLAAPMGQKNVLAIDPGFRTGCKVVCLDRQGKLLENTAIYPHTGQGNVKNAADKMIELCKKYQVEAIAIGNGTAGRETEVFIRGLQISEVTIVMVNENGASIYSASDVAREEFPTQDITVRGAVSIGRRLMDPLAELVKIDPKSIGVGQYQHDVDQSKLQQSLDDTVMSCVNAVGVELNTASKQVLAYVSGLGPQLAQNIVTYRNENGAFKNRDSLKKVPRLGDKAYEQAAGFLRIRDAEQILDASGVHPERYALVNKMARDLNCSVAQLVKDAELRKQIKLQQYVTEEIGLPTLNDIMNELAKPGRDPREQFEAFSFTDGVNEIADLRIGMKLPGIVTNITNFGAFVDIGVHQDGLVHTSQLADRFVANPNDVVKVHQKVEVTVVEVDAARKRISLSMKSGEAKPKVKAVGKPEERSKTFHKPVNKNPAGNRPKPIQKSEQKGKAQPEGDLQLKLEALKSRFK; from the coding sequence ATGAGTCATCATTCTAAAATAATTGCTACCGAGCTTGGCGTAGCTGAAAAACAGGTTGTTGCAACCATCGAATTGTTAGATGCCGGTGCAACTGTACCATTTATTTCCCGCTATCGTAAGGAAGTGACCGGAAGTTTAGATGAAGTACAGGTAGCGGCAGTCCGCGATAGATTTCAACAGCTGCGTGAGCTGGACAAACGTAGAGAAGCCATTCTTAAAGCCTTGACCGCATTGGATAAGCTGAGTCCGGAATTGGAACGTCAGATCAATGAAGCCAGCGATATCACCACAATTGAAGACATTTACCTTCCTTATAAACCTAAGCGTAAAACGAGAGCTTCTGAAGCTAGAAAGAAAGGTCTGGAGCCATTGGCGCTTACACTGCTGGAACAAGGTAAAGGTGATCCGGATTCGGAGGCTCAGGCCTTCTTAAACGAGGAACTGGGGGTAAATTCGACAGAGGAAGCCCTGGCAGGTGCAAGAGACATCATTGCAGAAATTGTGAATGAGCATGTAGAGCTGAGGACCTCAATGCGTCAGTATTTTCAGCAGAAATCTTCTTTTAAATCTTCTGTAATGAAGGGTAAAGAAGAAGAAGGAATCAAGTATAAAGATTATTTCGACTGGGAAGAGCCGCTTAAGGCAGCACCATCACATCGTGTTTTGGCCATGAGAAGAGGAGAAAATGAAGCGATTTTGAAACTGGAAACGATGCCAGAAGAAGAAGGCGCAATTTCTATCATTGAAGGACAATTTATTAAAGGCAATTCTGCAGCGACGAAACAAGTGAAAATGGCCATCCAGGATTCTTATAAGCGTCTTTTGGGGCCGGCTATGGAAACTGAAATCCGATCTTTCTCAAAAGAGAAAGCAGATGCAGAAGCTATCCGCGTGTTTGCAGAAAATGCCAGACAATTATTATTGGCGGCGCCGATGGGGCAGAAAAACGTGCTGGCAATTGATCCTGGATTCCGTACCGGATGTAAGGTGGTTTGTTTGGACCGACAAGGAAAACTATTAGAAAATACTGCGATATACCCACATACCGGACAAGGGAATGTGAAAAACGCAGCAGATAAGATGATAGAGCTTTGCAAGAAGTATCAGGTAGAAGCCATTGCCATTGGTAATGGTACTGCGGGTAGGGAAACAGAGGTGTTTATCCGTGGTTTACAGATTTCTGAGGTGACTATTGTGATGGTCAATGAAAACGGAGCTTCTATTTATTCCGCTTCAGATGTGGCCCGTGAGGAGTTTCCTACACAGGACATTACCGTTCGTGGAGCAGTTTCTATCGGAAGAAGGCTGATGGATCCGTTAGCAGAATTGGTGAAAATCGATCCTAAATCTATTGGGGTGGGGCAATACCAGCATGATGTAGACCAGAGTAAATTACAGCAATCGCTGGATGATACGGTAATGAGTTGTGTGAATGCGGTAGGGGTTGAGTTAAATACAGCCTCTAAACAGGTATTGGCCTATGTTTCTGGTTTAGGTCCGCAATTGGCACAAAATATTGTGACTTATAGAAATGAAAACGGCGCGTTTAAAAATAGAGATAGCCTGAAAAAAGTCCCTCGTTTAGGTGATAAGGCCTATGAGCAGGCTGCGGGTTTCTTAAGGATCAGGGATGCAGAGCAGATTTTGGATGCCAGTGGCGTTCACCCGGAGCGTTATGCATTGGTGAATAAGATGGCGAGAGATTTAAATTGCAGTGTTGCACAGCTGGTAAAAGATGCAGAGTTAAGAAAACAAATCAAACTGCAGCAATATGTAACTGAGGAAATTGGTCTGCCGACTTTAAACGACATCATGAATGAATTGGCGAAACCAGGGAGAGATCCAAGGGAACAGTTCGAGGCTTTCAGTTTTACGGATGGTGTGAATGAAATCGCTGATTTAAGAATCGGTATGAAACTTCCGGGAATTGTGACCAATATTACCAATTTCGGTGCTTTTGTGGATATAGGCGTTCATCAAGATGGATTGGTGCATACCAGTCAGCTGGCAGATCGTTTTGTAGCGAACCCTAATGATGTGGTCAAAGTACATCAAAAGGTGGAGGTGACGGTGGTAGAGGTTGATGCGGCAAGAAAACGCATTTCCTTATCCATGAAATCAGGAGAAGCTAAGCCAAAGGTGAAAGCAGTAGGAAAACCTGAAGAGCGCTCAAAAACTTTCCATAAGCCAGTTAATAAAAATCCTGCTGGCAATAGGCCAAAACCTATTCAGAAGTCTGAACAAAAAGGGAAGGCTCAGCCAGAAGGTGATTTACAGTTGAAACTGGAAGCTTTGAAAAGCAGGTTTAAATAA
- a CDS encoding Lrp/AsnC ligand binding domain-containing protein: MLKKESQNLEIDNLDIDILKQLMQDATKPYTEIAKDLIVSGGTIHVRMKKLQEMGIIKGSHLMIDPQKAGYDITAFLGIYLEKGIQYKDAVAQLSKIKEVVELHYTTGAYSMFAKIICRDTNHLRHVLNEEIQAVEGIQRTETLISLEESIRRQIEL, from the coding sequence ATGCTTAAAAAAGAAAGCCAAAATTTAGAAATTGATAACCTGGATATTGACATTTTGAAACAGTTAATGCAGGATGCGACGAAACCTTATACGGAAATCGCTAAAGATCTGATCGTTTCTGGAGGAACTATCCATGTTCGAATGAAGAAATTACAGGAAATGGGCATTATCAAAGGTTCTCATTTGATGATTGATCCGCAAAAGGCTGGTTATGACATCACTGCTTTTCTGGGAATCTATCTCGAAAAAGGAATTCAGTATAAAGATGCTGTAGCACAATTGAGTAAAATCAAGGAGGTGGTGGAATTACACTATACGACCGGCGCTTATAGTATGTTCGCTAAAATTATCTGTAGAGATACGAATCATTTAAGACATGTGCTGAATGAGGAAATACAAGCGGTTGAAGGTATTCAACGCACAGAAACACTGATTTCACTGGAAGAAAGTATCAGAAGACAGATTGAATTGTAA
- a CDS encoding anthranilate synthase component II — protein MQKKVLVIDNYDSFTYNLVHLVNELGREVEVWRNDKFELSDVAQYDKIILSPGPGIPEEAGLLLDVIKEYAATKSIFGVCLGQQAIAQAFGGTLLNLGRPMHGIATPIQVLDKEEILFKNCPEVINVGRYHSWVVNAKSLPDCLTVTATDKDQEIMALRHKEYDVRGVQFHPESVLTDHGKEMMKNWLEA, from the coding sequence ATGCAAAAGAAAGTATTGGTAATTGACAATTACGATTCATTCACTTATAATTTAGTCCACCTGGTAAACGAGTTAGGAAGAGAAGTGGAAGTATGGAGAAATGATAAGTTCGAATTGTCTGATGTAGCGCAATACGATAAAATTATCCTGTCGCCAGGTCCCGGTATTCCAGAAGAAGCAGGTTTGTTATTAGATGTAATTAAAGAATATGCAGCAACCAAGAGTATATTTGGTGTGTGTTTAGGGCAGCAAGCCATCGCTCAGGCTTTTGGTGGTACTTTACTGAATTTAGGCAGACCAATGCATGGTATTGCCACCCCAATTCAGGTGCTCGATAAAGAAGAGATACTTTTCAAAAATTGTCCAGAGGTGATCAATGTTGGCCGCTACCATTCATGGGTAGTCAATGCGAAAAGTTTGCCGGACTGTTTAACCGTAACTGCAACAGATAAAGACCAGGAGATTATGGCGCTAAGACACAAAGAATATGATGTTAGAGGTGTTCAATTTCACCCGGAAAGCGTATTGACAGACCA
- a CDS encoding amidohydrolase family protein, with the protein MKKILLSLALVFSGTLVFAQQTYPVNGSYDIRPGNYAFTNANIVVNANQTIPNGTLLIKGQTIQSVGSGTAIPKGYVVIDLKGKFIYPSLVDAFSAYGVSENTRTSTGGMRQSIFTSTKKGAYGWNEAIRPETQVNAIFAIDTKKADELRKAGFGSVNVINRDGIARGTSSVVSLSDERENSTMLKPEAAANYSFNKGTSQNDYPTSLMGSIALLRQTYYDAQWYGKQKEEYNISLEAFNKQQQIPQIFEADGWQNILRADKIGKEFGKQYIIKSNGDEYQRVDAVKATGASLIIPINFVKAYDVEDPADARNVTLAQMKGWEMAPSNPGILEKAGIKFSLTTFGLDKTADFWTNIRTAIDNGLTQKQALLSVTEIPAAMIGVSDKVGTLEKGKLANFIITSDSLFKKNNIVLENWVQGKRFITNKKDEKDTVSKTLAKKDLEKPVLNAGTLLYPFTAFGIASPLKQETVLLKNATVWTNEKEGILQNADVLLENGKIKAVGKNLSAGNAKVIDATGKHITPGLIDEHSHIAGTGGINEGAQSSSAEVRIADIINSEDVNIYRQLAGGVTTSHILHGSANPVGGQAQLIKLRWGKLPEELKFAGADGFIKFALGENVKQSNFGTGARFPVTRMGVEQSFVDEFTRAKEYKTALATKGNNVRRDLELDAIVEILDNKRFITCHSYVQSEINMLMNVADSLGFKINTFTHILEGYKVADKMKARGINASTFSDWWAYKIEVAEAIPYNGKIMHNVGITTAFNSDDAEMARRLNQEAGKAVLYGGVPEEDALKFVTLNPAKMLHIDNKVGSIKVGKDADVVIWSANPLSIYAKAEKTFVDGISYWDIDRDEQVRKDQQNERARIIKKMQESKGKGGKTQRPVAESPRMYHCETVEDYAMELNELERTHAHE; encoded by the coding sequence ATGAAGAAAATTCTACTCTCGCTTGCGTTGGTCTTTTCTGGTACCCTGGTATTTGCTCAGCAGACCTACCCTGTAAATGGGTCTTATGACATCAGACCTGGGAATTATGCTTTTACCAATGCAAACATCGTGGTAAATGCGAACCAGACCATTCCCAACGGAACCTTATTAATTAAGGGCCAAACTATCCAATCTGTAGGCAGCGGCACCGCCATACCGAAAGGCTATGTCGTGATCGATCTAAAAGGAAAATTTATTTACCCTTCTTTGGTAGATGCATTTTCGGCTTATGGTGTGTCGGAAAACACCAGAACCTCAACCGGAGGTATGCGTCAATCCATCTTTACTTCCACGAAAAAAGGGGCTTATGGCTGGAATGAAGCCATTAGACCAGAAACACAAGTGAATGCAATCTTTGCAATCGACACTAAAAAAGCAGACGAGCTGCGCAAAGCTGGATTCGGCAGCGTAAACGTCATCAACAGAGATGGCATTGCTCGCGGCACCTCTTCCGTGGTCAGCCTGAGTGATGAAAGAGAGAACAGTACCATGCTAAAACCTGAAGCTGCTGCGAACTACTCTTTCAATAAAGGAACTTCCCAGAACGACTATCCAACTTCATTAATGGGCTCCATTGCCTTATTGCGTCAAACTTATTATGACGCGCAATGGTATGGCAAGCAAAAAGAAGAATACAACATCTCTTTAGAGGCTTTTAACAAACAACAGCAAATCCCACAAATTTTTGAAGCTGATGGCTGGCAAAATATTCTGCGTGCAGATAAAATCGGCAAAGAGTTTGGGAAACAGTACATTATAAAATCAAATGGTGATGAATATCAACGTGTTGACGCAGTAAAGGCAACAGGTGCCAGCTTAATTATCCCCATCAACTTTGTTAAAGCTTACGATGTGGAAGATCCTGCAGATGCAAGAAATGTGACTTTAGCACAGATGAAAGGTTGGGAAATGGCTCCTTCAAATCCAGGGATCCTGGAGAAAGCGGGAATTAAATTCTCTTTAACCACCTTCGGGCTAGATAAAACAGCTGATTTCTGGACCAATATCCGCACTGCGATCGACAATGGCCTAACTCAAAAACAAGCACTTTTATCCGTTACTGAGATCCCCGCAGCAATGATTGGTGTTTCTGATAAAGTAGGAACGCTGGAAAAAGGTAAACTGGCTAATTTCATTATCACTTCCGATAGCCTCTTTAAAAAGAACAACATTGTCTTGGAAAACTGGGTACAAGGAAAAAGATTCATCACTAATAAAAAGGATGAAAAAGATACCGTATCGAAAACATTGGCTAAAAAAGACCTCGAAAAACCCGTTTTAAATGCAGGTACGCTGCTTTATCCTTTCACTGCTTTCGGTATCGCCAGCCCATTAAAACAGGAAACTGTGTTGCTTAAAAACGCAACAGTATGGACAAATGAAAAAGAGGGAATTCTTCAAAATGCAGATGTATTACTAGAAAACGGCAAGATTAAAGCCGTTGGAAAAAATCTAAGTGCTGGCAATGCAAAAGTCATTGATGCCACAGGAAAGCACATTACACCAGGTTTGATTGATGAACATTCACATATCGCCGGAACAGGCGGTATCAATGAAGGCGCGCAATCTTCCTCTGCAGAAGTTCGTATTGCAGACATCATCAACTCAGAAGACGTGAACATTTACCGTCAGCTGGCAGGTGGTGTAACCACTTCGCACATCCTTCATGGTTCAGCAAATCCGGTAGGCGGACAAGCACAGCTGATTAAACTTCGCTGGGGAAAACTGCCTGAAGAATTGAAATTTGCGGGAGCTGATGGTTTTATCAAATTCGCACTTGGTGAAAACGTTAAACAGAGTAATTTCGGTACAGGTGCACGTTTCCCTGTGACCAGAATGGGTGTAGAGCAATCTTTCGTAGACGAGTTTACACGTGCAAAAGAATATAAAACGGCATTAGCCACTAAAGGAAATAACGTACGCCGGGATTTAGAACTGGATGCGATTGTGGAAATTCTGGACAATAAACGTTTCATTACTTGTCATTCTTATGTACAATCAGAGATCAATATGCTGATGAATGTCGCCGATAGTCTTGGCTTTAAAATCAACACTTTCACCCATATTCTGGAAGGATACAAAGTGGCCGACAAAATGAAGGCACGAGGCATTAATGCTTCCACTTTCTCAGATTGGTGGGCTTATAAAATAGAAGTAGCAGAAGCAATTCCTTACAATGGAAAGATCATGCACAATGTGGGCATCACTACGGCATTCAATTCTGATGATGCTGAAATGGCGCGCAGATTAAACCAAGAGGCCGGTAAAGCGGTATTATACGGTGGCGTACCGGAAGAAGATGCGTTGAAATTTGTGACTTTAAATCCCGCAAAAATGCTCCATATCGACAATAAAGTAGGCAGTATTAAAGTGGGTAAAGATGCAGACGTTGTGATCTGGTCGGCAAATCCATTGTCAATTTACGCGAAAGCAGAAAAAACTTTTGTAGATGGTATTTCTTATTGGGACATCGATCGCGATGAACAAGTTAGAAAAGACCAGCAAAACGAACGCGCAAGAATCATTAAAAAAATGCAGGAAAGTAAAGGAAAAGGTGGAAAAACACAGCGTCCAGTGGCGGAAAGCCCACGCATGTACCATTGCGAAACTGTAGAAGATTATGCTATGGAACTAAACGAATTAGAAAGGACACATGCTCATGAATAA